The proteins below come from a single Lates calcarifer isolate ASB-BC8 linkage group LG11, TLL_Latcal_v3, whole genome shotgun sequence genomic window:
- the LOC108898709 gene encoding prostaglandin E2 receptor EP1 subtype → MLAMQHYNSSGIVASSPLSNQTTMGQELEGVARTDTPMQNNPTAAGLTMTLGILFNVVALIILAKAYNRFRRRSKATFLLFASSLVATDLVGHVIPGALVLRRYSAGNGSTSSFKGDPADPDAPCLFLGGCMVFFGLCPLFLGCAMAAERCLGVTRPLLHARLVTTARTKMALTLIWLLALCVALLPFFSLGAYTYQYPWTWCFIRVMEDIKGTDLAFVMLFSGLALSSLASAFVCNTISGITLVRARLKKRSCSQRRSARSHDTEMVVQLVGIMVTSCICWSPLLVFGLMSATRSYSGSLGDDLNTYRGLMVTGVRMATCNQILDPWVYILLRRAILRKIYRITKKQASFKGSTFRSVRWDVSSFQNSEKNSVNKI, encoded by the exons ATGCTGGCGATGCAGCACTACAACTCCTCAGGTATTGTTGCCTCCTCTCCCCTGTCTAACCAGACCACCATGGGGCAGGAGCTGGAGGGCGTAGCACGTACTGACACCCCTATGCAGAACAACCCCACAGCTGCTGGCCTTACCATGACTCTGGGCATCCTGTTCAACGTAGTGGCCCTCATCATTCTGGCCAAGGCTTACAACCGCTTCCGTCGGCGGTCAAAGGCCACTTTTCTGCTCTTTGCGAGCTCCCTGGTGGCTACAGATCTGGTTGGACATGTTATCCCTGGAGCCCTTGTGCTGAGAAGATATTCTGCAGGCAATGGGTCCACATCCAGCTTTAAAGGTGATCCTGCGGATCCAGATGCCCCTTGTCTGTTTTTGGGAGGTTGCATGGTGTTCTTTGGACTTTGCCCACTTTTTCTGGGCTGTGCCATGGCTGCTGAGCGCTGTCTGGGCGTCACAAGGCCTTTGCTGCATGCACGTCTAGTGACCACAGCACGGACAAAGATGGCACTGACACTCATCTGGCTCCTGGCTTTATGTGTGGCCCTCCTGCCCTTCTTCAGCCTTGGTGCCTACACCTATCAGTACCCATGGACATGGTGTTTTATCAGGGTGATGGAGGACATTAAAGGGACAGATCTGGCCTTTGTGATGCTGTTCTCTGGACTGGCTTTGAGCTCTCTGGCCTCAGCCTTTGTATGTAACACCATCAGCGGGATCACACTAGTTAGAGCCCGGCTAAAGAAGAGGTCCTGCTCCCAGCGCCGCTCAGCCAGGTCTCATGATACGGAGATGGTGGTCCAGCTGGTCGGCATCATGGTCACTTCCTGTATCTGCTGGAGCCCTCTGCTG GTCTTTGGACTGATGTCAGCCACACGGTCCTACAGTGGCTCCCTGGGCGATGACCTAAACACATACAGGGGACTGATGGTGACAGGTGTCAGGATGGCAACCTGTAACCAAATCCTGGATCCTTGGGTCTACATCCTGTTGCGTCGTGCCATCCTCAGGAAGATCTACCGCATCACTAAAAAGCAGGCCAGTTTCAAGGGAAGCACATTTCGCTCCGTCCGCTGGGATGTCAGCTCCTTTCAGAactcagagaaaaacagtgttaaTAAGATCTGA